The genomic segment GCCCAATGTACAGGAGAGCAAAGATTTTACGGCGGAGTTGACACATGCTTATGAGGAAGAGGGCGTATTGCCAGTTCAAAAGCCGTTTTTTGTAGATGATGATGTCCTGGTTTACGCCGATGTAGCCAATGCACAGGCTTTGGGAACAATTGAAGACCTCAATAGTTGTATTGCTGGGCTACTCAATCAGATCCGGGCAGGTGATTATGTCGCTTTGTGTGCTTATCTCGATATGGATGAAGATATTGTTGCTATTATGCAATCTCTGAGGCATCGGATACGCAATGTATATCGAGTGGCTACCACATTGGGATTTGGTCCGAGATTCTTGCATTCTACGGGACAGTTGCACAAGGGGGGACCGAACAATGTGGTGGTTGTGCAACTGACAAGCAACGATGCGACAGATGTGGATATTCCGGGACGAGCGTTCTCTTTTGGGGTTCTCAAACAAGCACAGGCACTGGGCGATGCCCGTGCGCTTTCGAGCCGAAAAAGGCGGGCGATTCGCATTCATTTTAAGAAAGATATAATTGCTGGTATCCATCGGGTGAAGCAAGCGGTAAAAGAGGATTGAATATGGCATTGGCAGCAATGGATTTGATGCAAATTGTAGGCGACGATCACAAGACCGATTTTGCGAGCAAGTTGCGCGATGAACAATTGGAACTCACGCGCAACCGTTTGGATATTTTGCAGGTCAATGTCGGCAAATTGTGCAATCAAGCCTGTCACCACTGTCATGTAGATGCCAGCCCGATCCGCACAGAGATCATGACCCGAGAGACGATTGACCATATTCTATTATTTCTCGAGACATCCGATATTCAGACGGTTGACATAACGGGTGGTGCCCCTGAGTTAATTCCAGATTTCCGCTATTTTGTCGAACGAATACGCGAGCAAGGTCGCCGCGTGATGGTGCGCTGCAATTTAACCGTGATTTTTGAACCCGGGCAAGAAGACTTACCTGAATTTTATCGCGAGCACGAAGTCGAATTGGTGTGTTCGCTGCCGTGTTATCTCGAAGAAAATGTGGATGAACAACGCGGGCGCGGTGTTTTTACAAAAAGCATACGGGCATTGCAGATTCTCAATGACATTGGATATGCACAACCCGACACGGGATTGGAACTCCATCTGGTCTATAATCCAGTTGGCGCGTCTTTACCTCCTCCGCAGGCCGAACTCGAAGCCGATTACAAAGAAGAGCTAAAAGCCCGCTATAACATCGATTTTAATCAACTCTACACCATTACCAATATGCCCATCAGCCGGTTTGAAGAATTCCTGAAACGCCGGGGGATTTACGATAGCTATATGCAGACTTTACAGGATAATTTTAATCCGCATACGATCGATAATTTGATGTGTCGTTCTCTAATTAGCGTTGGATGGCAGGGTGAGGTTTACGATTGTGATTTTAATCAAATGCTCGATATGCATTCTTTTGGGCGCGAAGTCAAACTCTGGGAACTGACGGTTAAGGAGCTGATCGGATGCAATGTGCGGATACAAGACCACTGTTTTGGATGCACTGCGGGTGCGGGAAGCAGTTGTGGGGGAGAGCTTGTTTAGAAGTGTGAAGGACCACTGAAACTCAATCGCTACGAGAGGGCACCGAGATAGGTGCCTTTTTATTTTATATTAACTGCTATGCGCTGTGTCTGTGGTGACAGGCATCGCGTGCTGTCGCATGCTTGATATGTGAGTAGCAGCGAGAAGTGTTGTGGACGAGTTTTGAAGGATAGCGTAAGGGGTATGGTGAGGCTATCTGTATAAACGGCAATGGCACGCTCGGCAAAGGGAAACTGTAAGTCCTCGGCTGGCGGGTAGTCAATTTGGGTGATTTCAGCGATGTCTGCGTCCAGTGAGAGGCGCGTAGGAATCAAATAATCGGCGGCGGGATTGGATGCTTGAATATGCCAACCCGAAGCGATATTCAGGCGCACGCTCACTTTGAGCATATTCGCACTATCAGAGGACAATACCGTTGCGGACGCAGTGACGAGACTATCGGGTGAAAGCATCGCGTTGGGTGAGGATGCCATCATCGTGCCGTGGATAAAGTGCAGGAGCGCGCCCGGTGTATTCTCTGCAAGGGGAGCAAAGCTGTTGGTGAGTGCGAGCGCGCGTTGGGCATACAGGGGATTTTGTGTCCATGTCCGAAGTTCCCACAAAACGTGCAGGGCAACGGCATTGCCAGAGGGCAGGGCGCTGTCGTAAAAGCTCCTGGTGCGCACAATCATCTCATTTTGACTCTGCGTAAGAAAATAGCCGCCATTCAGGGTATCCCAAAATGCGGTGTGCATCCGTTCTGAAAGTGATCGGGCGTCCTGGAGGTAGCGAGCAGAACGCGTTGCGCGATAGAGGTGGAGGAGACCGTCGATTAAAAAGGCGTAATCTTTCTGATAGGCTTCGCCTTTGCGCTGTCCCTCGCGATAGATGCGATACAGGTCGCCGTTTGCATTGCGGAGATTGTTGCGGATAAAATCGGCGGCGTTTTGTGCGGTTGTCAGATACTCTGTCCGGGCGAGGACTTCATAGGCGCGGGCATATGCGCCGATCATGAGGCCATTCCACGCTGTGATAATTTTGTCGTCGAGGAGGGGACGGATGCGCTGGCTGCGAGCGTGCAGGAGTTTTTCTTTCAGTGGAGAGAGGCGGGCGTGCAGGGTTGTGGTGTCAATTTGATGGTGGATTGATAGCGCACTGTCTGTATCGGTTTTATAAATGACGCCGGTCGATCCTTCGGACATGGGCGCGAGCGCGTAACACGAGAGGAAGAAGTCGGCATCCTCCTTGAGGGTTTGGCGAATCTCTTGCTCTGTCCAGGTATAATACGCGCCTTCTTCCGCTTCGGATTCTGCGTCAATAGCAGAGTAAAATCCACCCTTATAGTCTGTCATTTCGCGCAAAACAAAGTCCAGAATTTCCTCTGCTGCAATGCGATAGGTCGTTTTGTTGGTGATCTGGTAAGCGCGGAGAAAGTTGTGGGCGAGGAGCGCCTGGTTGTAGAGCATTTTTTCAAAGTGCGGCACGCGCCATTGTGCATCTGTCGCATAGCGATGAAAACCGCCGCCGAGGTGATCGCGGATGCCGCCTTGCGCCATGTGATCCAGTGTTTGCTCGACCATATCGAGATATTTTGCCTGGGGATTTTGTCGATATGCCGTCAGCAACAGGTTGAGCGCGTGATCGGGTGGAAATTTCGGGGCTGTGCCCAAACCGCCGTTGATGGGATCAAAGCGATTTTCTATGTGGTCAATCGCCTTGCCAATCAGGTCTTCTCCCACTTCCTCAGAAACGGCGCGTGTCGCGTGAATGCGCGCGATAGATTGCGATATTTGATCGGCCTGTTTTTCGAGTTCCTGTCTCTTTTCCTGCCAGGCAACATGCAGTGCTTGAATCACGCGCGGGAAGCCCGGGCGCCCATGTGAATCTTCGGGGGGAAAGTACGTGCCAGCAAAAAAGGGTTTGAGATCGGGGGTGAGAAAAACAGAGTTAGGCCATCCGCCGTGTCCGGTCATAAGCTGGGTGGCCGTCATGTAAATTTCGTCGATGTCGGGACGTTCTTCGCGGTCAACCTTGATATTGACAAAAAACTGGTTCATCAAGTGGGCAATATCCGGATCAGAGAAGACCAACCGTTCCATGACATGGCACCAATAACAACTCGAATATCCCACCGATAAAAAGATCGGTTTGTCCTCGCGGCGCGCTTTTGCGAGTGCTTCTTCTCCCCAGGGATACCAGTCAACGGGATTGTGTGCATGAAGGCGCAAATAGGGGCTGAGTTCCCGGCTGAGGCGATTTTGATGCGTGGGGGAGGGCGTAGTAGGATTTTCTGTAGAATAAACACCCCACCAATAACCCGCAGCAATGGCG from the Gemmatimonadota bacterium genome contains:
- the arsS gene encoding arsenosugar biosynthesis radical SAM protein ArsS (Some members of this family are selenoproteins.), with amino-acid sequence MALAAMDLMQIVGDDHKTDFASKLRDEQLELTRNRLDILQVNVGKLCNQACHHCHVDASPIRTEIMTRETIDHILLFLETSDIQTVDITGGAPELIPDFRYFVERIREQGRRVMVRCNLTVIFEPGQEDLPEFYREHEVELVCSLPCYLEENVDEQRGRGVFTKSIRALQILNDIGYAQPDTGLELHLVYNPVGASLPPPQAELEADYKEELKARYNIDFNQLYTITNMPISRFEEFLKRRGIYDSYMQTLQDNFNPHTIDNLMCRSLISVGWQGEVYDCDFNQMLDMHSFGREVKLWELTVKELIGCNVRIQDHCFGCTAGAGSSCGGELV
- a CDS encoding DUF255 domain-containing protein → AIAAGYWWGVYSTENPTTPSPTHQNRLSRELSPYLRLHAHNPVDWYPWGEEALAKARREDKPIFLSVGYSSCYWCHVMERLVFSDPDIAHLMNQFFVNIKVDREERPDIDEIYMTATQLMTGHGGWPNSVFLTPDLKPFFAGTYFPPEDSHGRPGFPRVIQALHVAWQEKRQELEKQADQISQSIARIHATRAVSEEVGEDLIGKAIDHIENRFDPINGGLGTAPKFPPDHALNLLLTAYRQNPQAKYLDMVEQTLDHMAQGGIRDHLGGGFHRYATDAQWRVPHFEKMLYNQALLAHNFLRAYQITNKTTYRIAAEEILDFVLREMTDYKGGFYSAIDAESEAEEGAYYTWTEQEIRQTLKEDADFFLSCYALAPMSEGSTGVIYKTDTDSALSIHHQIDTTTLHARLSPLKEKLLHARSQRIRPLLDDKIITAWNGLMIGAYARAYEVLARTEYLTTAQNAADFIRNNLRNANGDLYRIYREGQRKGEAYQKDYAFLIDGLLHLYRATRSARYLQDARSLSERMHTAFWDTLNGGYFLTQSQNEMIVRTRSFYDSALPSGNAVALHVLWELRTWTQNPLYAQRALALTNSFAPLAENTPGALLHFIHGTMMASSPNAMLSPDSLVTASATVLSSDSANMLKVSVRLNIASGWHIQASNPAADYLIPTRLSLDADIAEITQIDYPPAEDLQFPFAERAIAVYTDSLTIPLTLSFKTRPQHFSLLLTYQACDSTRCLSPQTQRIAVNIK